From Curtobacterium sp. MCBA15_012:
TCGGCGAGCTCGTGCCCGGACTCCGTCAGCGAGTAGTCCACCCGCGGCGGCACCGTGGGCTGTGCCTCGCGGTGCACGATGCCGTCGTGCTCGAGGGTCCGGAGCGTCGAGGCGAGCATCTTCTCGCTGACGCCCTCGATCGTCCGGCGCAGCTCGCCCCAGCGCACGGGACCGTCCCGCAGCGCGAGCAGGACGAGGACGCCCCACCGGCTCGTCACGTGGCTGAGCACCACTCGCGTCGGACACGCCGCGGGGAACCGGACGGGTTCGTCCGCGGTGGTGTCGATCGATCCGTCAGGGGCCACGATTCCGACGTCCATGTCAGTACCGTACGGAGAAGTGCGTCCTTCCGACCAGTGGACGCCCGACCTACCGTCGACGCCATGCAGCCCACGACGAAGCACCCCACCCGCCGCCGCGCCGCCCTCGTGAGCGGTACGGCCCTGGTCACCGGCGCCCTGCTCGCCGGACTCAGCGCCCCCGTCACCGCCAGCGCGAGCGCGGCAGCCGGCACCGCGACCGCCGCCACGAACACCGTCGCCGACGGCGGGACCACCGCCTCGCGGTACGACACCGCGACCGAGCACCGCAACCGCTGCGCCGTCCGTACGCTCCTGACGCGGACCTTCGCGGACCCGACCAGCCCGGCCGCACGGCGCCTGGCGCAGGCGCTCGTCGCCCCGGACGCGGTCACGCACACGAGCGGGGCTGCTGCCGGGCCCGCCGGTGTCCTGGCCGAGTTCGCCGCCGACCGCACCCGCGTCCCCGGCGCCCAGGCCGTCGTGAAGCACATCGCCGCCGACGGCGACCTGGTCGCCGTGCACTGGCAGGTCGCCCCGGACGTCCGTGACGAGCGTCGCGGAGACGCCGCGGTCGACCTGTTCCGACTGCGCGACGGCCGGGTCGTCGAGCACTGGTCCCTCGACCAGCCGATCGCCACCGGCACCCCGGCGAGCGGCAACACGAACACCATGTTCAGCGACCTGTACCGCCCCGCGCGGCCGGCCCCGGCGCCGTCCGAGCGCCAGGAGGAGCGCAACCGCACCTTCGCGGTGTCCGCCTACGACACCCTGTTCCGCGACCACGACGTGTCCGTGCTCGACCGCGACTTCGACCCCGCGTACCTGCAGCACAACCCCATCGCACCGAACGGCACCGCCGCACTGAAGCAGCTGTTCGGCAGCGGCGCGCAGTTCCCCGCGCAGCAGTCCGTCATCTCACTCGCGGACGGTGACATCGTGTGGACGTTCTCGCAGCCGGTCGGCGCGGCACCGGACGCCCCGCTGCTCGCGGCCGACCTGTTCCGCGTCGACGGCGGTCTGATCCGCGAGCACTGGGACGTCGTCCCGACGAGCTGAGCGGTCGCCCCGGCGGCCCGTTCACGCACGCGCGACGCGCGACCGAGTGGCCGGGCCGCCGGGTGGCCGGGTGCTGATCGAACGGGCGCGCGGTGGGTCGGTCGGGCGGCCGGGCGGCGGCGACCCCTGTCCGGGGACGCGCTCGGGCGGCGGTGGGAGGATGGCGACGATGCACACGAAGTTCGCGGTGGTCGGCGACAGCTTCGCCGAAGGGGTCGGCGACGACTGGTCCGACGGTTCGCCCCGAGGGTGGGCCGACCTCGTCGCCGGAGGGCTCTCAGCAGCCACCGACGAGCAGGTGACCTACGCGAACCTCGCGGTCCGCGGCAAGCTCCTCACGCCCATCCTCGACGAACAGCTCCCGGCAGCACTGCGCCTCGCGCCGGACCTGCTCAGCATCAGCGGCGGCAACAACGACATCATCCGCCCGAAGGTGTCGATCGCCGCGAACGCGGGACGGATCGCGGCCGGCCTGGACGCCGCCGTGGCCGCGGGAGCCGACGTCCTCTTCGTCACGGTCGCCGACATGACCCAGCACCTCCCCCTCGGACGGCTCATCCGCCGACGAGGCGACGAGTACGCGGACCACATCCGCAGCTGGGCGGACCGACCGCACGTCACCGTCGTGGACAACTGGTCGGACCCGGTCTTCCACGACATCGCGCTGTGGGCACCGGACCGCCTCCACCTGAACACACTCGGGCACCGGCGGGTCGCGGCCAACGTCCTCGCGGCGCTCGGCGTCGACGTCCCGGACTGGGACGACACGACGACGCTCGCGGCGCGCGCGTCCACGATCGAACACCTCCGCGTCCACGTCCTCCCCTGGGTCGGCCGGCGCCTGACCGGACGGTCGTCCGGCGACGGACGCGAACCGAAGAGCGCGACGCTCGGTCCGGTCCGGCGGTAGCGGGCGGCCTGGAGGCGCGACCCACCTGACCGACGCAGGCCGCGCCTCCTGCCGGGTCACCGCACCCACGCGACCCACCCGACCGGCGCAGGCCGCGCCTCCAGACCGGTCGCCGCACACGCGACCCGCCTGACGGACGCAGGCCACGCCGCCAGGCCGGTCGTCACCCGGCCTGCGGACGCAGGCCGGGCCGCCGGGCCTAGCCCAGCGGCTCCACCCCGTAGCTGACGACCACCGCGCGCAGCTCGTCCAGGTACGTCTGCGCCTGCACGGTGAGCGGCACCGACGCGTGCGCGATCCACCCGATCTCGATGCGCTCGTCGACGTCGAGCGGGATCGCGACGATCTCCGGGTCCAGGTCGTCGCTGATCAGCCCCGTCGAGATCGTGTACCCGCCGAGGCCGATCATGAGGTTGAAGATCGTCGCCCGGTCCGCGACGCGGATCTCGCGCTTGCTCGACATCGTCGACAGGATCTCCTCCGCCAGGTAGAAGGAGTTGTTGGCGCCCTGGTCGAAGGTCAAGCGGGGCAGGTCGGCGAGGTCGTCGAGCGTGGCCCGATCCTGCGAGGCGAGCGGGTTGCGCCGCGCGACGAAGATGTGCGGCTGCGCGACGAACAGCGGCGTGAACACGACCCCGGCGTCCCGCATGAGCTTGCCGAGCACCTGCCGGTTGAAGTCGTTGCGGTACAGGATCCCGACCTCGCTCCGCAGGGTCCGGACGTCCTCGATGATGTCCCACGTGCGGGTCTCCCGGAGCGAGAACTCGTACTCGTCCGCGGCCGCCGCCTCGACCATGCGGACGAAGGCCTCCACGGCGAAGGAGTAGTGCTGCGCGGAGACCCCGAGCAGCCGCCGCGAGGCCTGCCGTCCGACGTAGCGCTGCTCGAGCAGGGAGACCTGTTCGACGACCTGCCGGGCGTACCCGAGGAACTCGACCCCGTCGACGGTGAGCACCACGCCCCGGGCCGACCGGGTGAACAGGGGGCGCCCGATCCGCGTCTCGAGGTCCTTCATCGCTGCGGACATCGTCGGCTGCGACACGTAGAGCAGGTCGGCGGCCGCGCTGATCGAGCCCTCCGAGGCGACCTCGATGAAGTACCGCAGCTGCTGCAGGGTGATGTCGTTCGCGACCCGAGCCATAGGCCGAGGCTATAGCAGCGCATAGCGTCTCGGTATTACCTGATGACTCCGCTCCGCCGTCATGATCGAGGGACACCTTCCCAGTGCCCTCGGGCGCACGACGTACGGAATGCCGAGCATGGCGAACGACCTCACCTTCAGCATCACCCGGACCCGCTTCGACGAGGACTACTCCCCCGCCGACAGCTCCCGGCTGACCACGAACTTCGCCAACCTGGCACGCGGCGAACACCGGCAGCAGAACCTCCGCAGCGCCCTCGCGATGATCGACCGCCGCGCGAACGACCTGGCGTCGTCGGACGGCGACGTCACCGACCGCTTCCACGTCGAGCTCGACATCGTCTCGGTCACCGCGCACTTCGTCGACGACGGTGCCGCCGTCGCGTTCCCGCTGCTCGAGATGCTCGACGTCACGATCGTCGACCAGCAGACCGGCGAGCGCCACCAGGGCATCCTCGGCAACAACTTCTCGTCGTACCTGCGCGACTACGACTTCGCCGTGCTGCTGCCGACCCTCGACAAGACCGTCGGCCTGCCCGACGACTTCGGCCACCTGCACGGC
This genomic window contains:
- a CDS encoding SGNH/GDSL hydrolase family protein; translated protein: MHTKFAVVGDSFAEGVGDDWSDGSPRGWADLVAGGLSAATDEQVTYANLAVRGKLLTPILDEQLPAALRLAPDLLSISGGNNDIIRPKVSIAANAGRIAAGLDAAVAAGADVLFVTVADMTQHLPLGRLIRRRGDEYADHIRSWADRPHVTVVDNWSDPVFHDIALWAPDRLHLNTLGHRRVAANVLAALGVDVPDWDDTTTLAARASTIEHLRVHVLPWVGRRLTGRSSGDGREPKSATLGPVRR
- a CDS encoding LysR family transcriptional regulator; the protein is MARVANDITLQQLRYFIEVASEGSISAAADLLYVSQPTMSAAMKDLETRIGRPLFTRSARGVVLTVDGVEFLGYARQVVEQVSLLEQRYVGRQASRRLLGVSAQHYSFAVEAFVRMVEAAAADEYEFSLRETRTWDIIEDVRTLRSEVGILYRNDFNRQVLGKLMRDAGVVFTPLFVAQPHIFVARRNPLASQDRATLDDLADLPRLTFDQGANNSFYLAEEILSTMSSKREIRVADRATIFNLMIGLGGYTISTGLISDDLDPEIVAIPLDVDERIEIGWIAHASVPLTVQAQTYLDELRAVVVSYGVEPLG
- a CDS encoding helix-turn-helix domain-containing protein, with amino-acid sequence MDVGIVAPDGSIDTTADEPVRFPAACPTRVVLSHVTSRWGVLVLLALRDGPVRWGELRRTIEGVSEKMLASTLRTLEHDGIVHREAQPTVPPRVDYSLTESGHELAERLVPLMEWLVEHADGIVDRGRPGGVGRGTDGA
- a CDS encoding nuclear transport factor 2 family protein, whose amino-acid sequence is MQPTTKHPTRRRAALVSGTALVTGALLAGLSAPVTASASAAAGTATAATNTVADGGTTASRYDTATEHRNRCAVRTLLTRTFADPTSPAARRLAQALVAPDAVTHTSGAAAGPAGVLAEFAADRTRVPGAQAVVKHIAADGDLVAVHWQVAPDVRDERRGDAAVDLFRLRDGRVVEHWSLDQPIATGTPASGNTNTMFSDLYRPARPAPAPSERQEERNRTFAVSAYDTLFRDHDVSVLDRDFDPAYLQHNPIAPNGTAALKQLFGSGAQFPAQQSVISLADGDIVWTFSQPVGAAPDAPLLAADLFRVDGGLIREHWDVVPTS